The Argentina anserina chromosome 3, drPotAnse1.1, whole genome shotgun sequence genome includes a region encoding these proteins:
- the LOC126788501 gene encoding vicilin-like seed storage protein At2g28490 has protein sequence MGKIVMVSFLVLVLVMCFGVMAMAMNFDHHDEDWGMDPKEEDWGGQQRGGHRHWFLLQRSRLLLRTEAGEMRVIRSVGQRMVHKHINVGFLSMEPNSLFIPQYLDSSVVLFVQTGRANVGLVHRHELGERQLRAGDLYRIPSGSTFYLQNVGEGQRLELILSIDTSEGLRMGTLENFFIGGGNYPKSVLAGFDSEVLTSAFNVSSSELRHVLTRQQQGPIVSLNNSHSSSDLWRKFVSMEEQDRLQELRKLVDLPNEQEQSQTWSWRKLLNSMFGTIENEKRKQNHHEHAQKAYNLYNRKPDFKNNYGSSLSVDESDYSPLQNSGIGVYLVNLQAGSMLAPHVNPTATEYGVVLRGSGHLQIVFPNGTLAMKAKLKPGRVFWVPRYFPFVQVASNNEQLQIFGFTTSSQPNRPQFLAGSSSVLEALRGPELAAAFGVSEGRLNRFVNAQREAVILPYNAERNTKAEGIPMADW, from the exons ATGGGAAAGATAGTGATGGTGAGCTTCCTGGTTCTTGTACTTGTCATGTGCTTTGGAGTCATGGCAATGGCTATGAACTTCGATCACCACGACGAGGACTGGGGAATGGATCCGAAAGAAGAAGATTGGGGAGGCCAACAAAGAGGAGGGCATCGCCATTGGTTCCTTTTGCAACGATCTAGACTACTGCTGAGAACTGAAGCTGGGGAAATGAGGGTGATAAGGAGTGTAGGTCAAAGAATGGTTCATAAGCATATAAATGTTGGGTTTCTCTCCATGGAACCTAACTCGCTTTTCATTCCTCAGTACCTTGATTCCAGCGTAGTCCTCTTCGTCCAAACAG GGCGAGCAAATGTGGGACTCGTACACCGGCATGAACTCGGAGAGAGACAATTGAGAGCTGGGGATCTGTACAGAATCCCATCTGGTTCAACATTTTACTTGCAGAATGTTGGTGAGGGACAGAGGCTTGAGCTCATTCTCAGCATTGACACATCTGAAGGTTTGAGAATGGGTACTTTGGAG AATTTCTTCATCGGTGGTGGAAACTACCCGAAATCTGTCCTTGCTGGATTCGATTCCGAAGTACTCACGAGTGCATTCAAC GTCTCATCTTCTGAACTAAGGCACGTTTTGACAAGGCAACAACAAGGTCCAATTGTATCTCTGAATAATTCTCATTCATCTTCAGACCTCTGGAGGAAATTCGTAAGCATGGAAGAGCAGGACAGACTACAAGAACTAAGGAAATTGGTCGACTTACCAAATGAACAAGAGCAATCCCAAACATGGTCATGGAGGAAGCTCTTGAACTCTATGTTCGGAACAATCGAAAACGAGAAGAGGAAGCAGAATCATCATGAACACGCACAGAAGGCCTACAACCTCTACAACAGGAAGCCGGATTTCAAGAACAACTATGGATCCAGCTTGTCAGTTGATGAGTCTGATTACTCACCGCTACAAAACTCCGGCATTGGTGTTTACCTTGTCAATCTTCAGGCAGGTTCGATGTTGGCACCACATGTGAATCCAACAGCAACAGAATATGGTGTCGTTCTAAGGGGCTCAGGACACCTCCAGATTGTATTTCCAAATGGAACCTTGGCAATGAAGGCAAAACTAAAGCCAGGAAGAGTGTTCTGGGTGCCGAGGTACTTCCCATTTGTCCAAGTGGCTTCTAACAACGAGCAACTTCAGATTTTCGGGTTCACTACCTCATCGCAGCCGAACCGGCCACAGTTTTTGGCGGGTTCTAGCTCGGTGCTTGAAGCTCTAAGAGGTCCGGAGCTTGCAGCTGCTTTTGGTGTGAGTGAGGGGAGGCTGAACCGTTTTGTCAATGCTCAGCGTGAAGCTGTCATTTTGCCTTACAATGCCGAGAGGAATACAAAGGCAGAAGGGATCCCCATGGCAGACTGGTGA
- the LOC126788508 gene encoding protein disulfide-isomerase 5-1, whose product MKPQLAAASLICITLLVLLHPIHTKAEVITLTADTFSDKVKEKDTAWFVKFCVPWCKHCKKLGSLWEDFGKAVESEDEIEVGEVDCSTSKPVCSKVDIHSYPTFKLFFDGEEVAKYQGPRDVESLKSFALEHAEEAARKAHLGSDEEL is encoded by the exons ATGAAACCCCAGTTAGCAGCAGCTTCTCTGATTTGCATAACCCTTTTGGTTTTGCTTCACCCAATTCATACCAAAGCTGAGGTTATAACCCTAACTGCTGACACCTTCTCCGACAAG GTGAAGGAGAAGGACACTGCGTGGTTTGTGAAGTTTTGCGTACCGTGGTGTAAACATTG CAAGAAGTTGGGGTCACTGTGGGAGGATTTTGGGAAGGCGGTGGAAAGCGAGGATGAAATAGAGGTTGGGGAAGTCGATTGCAGTACGAGTAAACCGGTCTGCTCAAAAGTGGATATTCATTCTTATCCTACGTTTAAGCTATTCTTTGATGGAGAAGAAGTGGCTAAGTATCAAG GGCCGAGGGATGTTGAATCACTTAAGAGTTTTGCCTTAGAACATGCTGAAGAAGCAGCAAGAAAGGCACATCTCGGCAGCGATGAAGAGTTGTGA
- the LOC126788505 gene encoding vicilin-like seed storage protein At2g28490: MGNRVISLLVIALVLCYSLSKAVGYRDEDWGRQREDPDQEQEEQEHEAMMGDEDWFLLQNSKQVVKTKAGEMRVVKSVRGRIVDKPMHIGFITMEPKSLFVPQYMDSSLILFVQSGEAKVGLIYKDQLGERRLRPGDVYRIPAGSPFYLVNTAEGQRLHIICSVDTSESLGMGTLQSFYIGGGYNPASVLAGFDQEILESAFNVTSSELSDFLSRQQDGPIVYLTDSPHPPSLWSRFLELKEQDRLQKMKRMMGNTKEPEHDEEEQTLAWSWRKLLNSMFGSNGKRRDDDTDAYKGKGKSPDAYNLFKRSADFRNDYGWSKALDESDYSPLKDSGIGVFLVNLSAGSMMAPHVNPIATEYGVVLKGSGTIQIVFPNGTSAMNTKVQQGDVFWVPRYFPFCQIASRVGPFEFFGFTTSARKNRPQFLVGASSVLRELRGPELAAAFGVNEDRLSRIVHAQRESVILPSVQASTPYMGGETEETPVEEAGKRTPYKEDERRQEGERWRQDEREQPAEEDERRQSQRERQRKQPPLGEGDDMFQGIPKVIKSFGKEIVMGFD; encoded by the exons ATGGGAAACCGAGTCATTAGCCTGCTGGTTATTGCGCTCGTTTTGTGCTATAGTTTGTCAAAGGCCGTTGGATATCGAGATGAAGACTGGGGGAGGCAGAGAGAAGACCCGGATCAAGAGCAGGAAGAGCAAGAGCATGAAGCGATGATGGGAGACGAGGATTGGTTCTTGTTGCAGAACTCAAAGCAGGTAGTGAAAACTAAAGCTGGTGAAATGAGAGTGGTGAAAAGCGTACGTGGGAGAATTGTTGATAAGCCAATGCATATTGGGTTTATTACAATGGAGCCCAAGTCCCTATTTGTTCCTCAGTACATGGACTCCAGCTTGATCCTCTTCGTCCAGTCTG GAGAAGCAAAGGTGGGACTGATATACAAAGATCAACTGGGAGAGAGGAGATTGAGGCCTGGGGATGTGTACAGAATTCCGGCTGGTTCGCCATTTTATTTGGTGAATACGGCGGAGGGGCAGAGACTTCACATCATTTGTAGCGTTGATACATCGGAGAGTTTGGGAATGGGTACTTTGCAG TCTTTCTACATCGGCGGAGGATATAATCCAGCTTCTGTACTTGCTGGATTTGACCAGGAGATACTCGAAAGTGCATTCAAC GTTACATCATCAGAACTAAGTGATTTCTTGTCAAGACAACAAGATGGCCCGATTGTATACCTGACCGATTCACCTCATCCACCAAGCCTTTGGTCAAGATTCCTAGAGCTGAAAGAGCAGGACAGACTccaaaaaatgaagagaatgatGGGCAACACAAAAGAACCAGAACACGACGAAGAAGAACAAACTCTAGCATGGTCATGGAGGAAGCTCCTCAACTCTATGTTTGGATCAAATGGCAAAAGGAGAGACGATGATACTGATGCTTACAAGGGAAAAGGAAAATCTCCAGATGCTTACAACCTCTTCAAGAGATCTGCTGATTTCCGAAATGACTATGGCTGGAGCAAGGCACTCGATGAATCTGATTACTCTCCCTTAAAAGACTCCGGCATCGGTGTTTTCCTTGTCAACCTCTCTGCAGGGTCTATGATGGCACCGCATGTGAACCCAATTGCAACAGAATACGGGGTCGTTCTGAAAGGCTCTGGTACTATACAGATTGTGTTTCCAAATGGAACCTCGGCAATGAATACTAAAGTTCAACAAGGAGATGTGTTTTGGGTGCCAAGGTACTTCCCATTCTGTCAAATTGCATCCAGAGTTGGCCCTTTCGAGTTCTTTGGATTCACCACCTCTGCGCGCAAGAACAGGCCGCAGTTCTTAGTAGGTGCTAGCTCTGTTCTTAGGGAGCTCAGAGGACCTGAGCTTGCAGCTGCTTTTGGTGTGAATGAGGATCGGTTGAGTCGCATTGTTCATGCTCAGCGTGAGTCTGTGATCTTGCCCTCGGTGCAAGCATCTACTCCTTACATGGGGGGTGAGACGGAGGAAACTCCCGTGGAGGAGGCAGGGAAGCGAACCCCATACAAGGAGGACGAGAGGAGGCAGGAAGGTGAGAGGTGGCGGCAAGATGAGAGGGAGCAACCAGCTGAGGAAGATGAGAGGCGGCAATCGCAACGGGAGAGGCAGAGGAAGCAACCTCCATTAGGGGAAGGTGATGACATGTTTCAGGGGATACCAAAGGTGATCAAGAGTTTTGGGAAGGAGATCGTAATGGGTTTTGATTGA
- the LOC126788499 gene encoding vicilin-like seed storage protein At2g28490, which yields MGNRVMVSPLALVLLLSYGIFAMAMNFNHEDEDWGRDQREEEWEGHHHRGHHQYFLLQRSRVLVKTEAGEMRVVRSVGQKLANRHINVGFLTLEPNSLFIPQYLDSSLILFVQNGQANVGLVHRNELGERQLKAGDVYRIPAGSTFYLQNVRENQRLQIILSVDTSDSLRMGNLENFFIGGGTHPKSVLSGFDSEILTSAFNVSSSELRQVLTRHQEGAIVYLKNSQSPSNLWAKFLSMKEQDRLQQLKKLVDFSEEPEQTLTWSWRKLLTSVFGKLENEKKRKQQHHEHSQESYNLYDRKPDFKNNHGWTLAVDESDFSPLKNSGVGVHIVSLNAGSMLAPHVNPTATEYGVVTRGSGQLQIVFPNGTLAMKAKLKPGRVFWVPRYFPFVQVASNNEKLEIFGFTTSPQPNQPQYLAGSSSVLQALRGQELAAAFGVSEGRLNHFVNAQREAVILPYNAERN from the exons ATGGGAAACAGAGTGATGGTGAGTCCCCTAGCTCTTGTGCTTCTGCTTTCCTATGGAATTTTTGCAATGGCAATGAACTTTAatcatgaagatgaagattggGGAAGGGAtcagagagaagaagagtgGGAAGGGCATCATCACAGAGGGCATCACCAGTATTTCCTTCTGCAACGATCAAGGGTCCTGGTGAAAACTGAAGCTGGGGAAATGAGGGTTGTGAGAAGTGTAGGTCAGAAATTAGCCAATAGGCATATCAATGTTGGGTTTCTCACCTTGGAACCTAACTCGCTCTTCATTCCTCAGTACCTGGACTCTAGCTTGATTCTCTTTGTCCAAAATG GACAAGCAAATGTGGGGCTGGTACACCGAAATGAACTGGGAGAGAGACAATTGAAGGCTGGGGATGTGTACAGGATCCCAGCAGGTTCCACATTTTACTTGCAGAATGTTAGGGAGAACCAGAGACTTCAGATCATTCTCAGCGTTGACACGTCTGACAGTTTGAGAATGGGTAATTTGGAG AACTTCTTCATTGGTGGAGGAACTCACCCGAAATCTGTACTTTCTGGTTTCGATTCTGAAATACTCACAAGTGCATTTAAC GTGTCATCTTCAGAATTAAGGCAGGTTTTGACGAGGCACCAAGAGGGTGCAATTGTATATCTAAAGAACTCTCAATCACCATCGAACCTTTGGGCTAAATTCCTAAGCATGAAAGAGCAGGACAGACTACAACAATTGAAGAAATTGGTGGACTTCTCAGAAGAACCAGAGCAAACCCTAACTTGGTCATGGAGGAAACTACTGACCTCCGTGTTCGGAAAGCTTGAGAacgagaagaaaagaaagcaaCAACATCATGAGCACTCCCAGGAATCCTACAACCTCTACGACAGAAAGCCAGACTTCAAGAACAACCATGGATGGACCCTCGCAGTTGATGAGTCTGATTTCTCTCCCCTAAAGAACTCTGGCGTTGGCGTTCACATTGTTAGTCTCAATGCAGGGTCAATGTTGGCACCACATGTGAACCCAACAGCAACAGAATACGGCGTCGTTACAAGAGGCTCAGGACAACTCCAGATTGTGTTTCCAAACGGCACCTTGGCAATGAAGGCGAAACTAAAGCCAGGGAGAGTGTTTTGGGTGCCGAGGTACTTCCCATTTGTTCAAGTGGCTTCTAACAACGAGAAACTCGAGATTTTCGGGTTCACTACCTCGCCGCAGCCGAACCAGCCACAGTATCTGGCCGGCTCTAGCTCGGTGCTGCAAGCTCTAAGAGGTCAAGAACTTGCAGCTGCTTTTGGTGTGAGTGAGGGAAGATTGAATCATTTTGTGAATGCTCAACGTGAAGCTGTCATTTTACCATACAATGCGGAGAGGAATTAA